CCTGTTTCAGGTTGCAGGTTTGATCCTGCTTGTTGCCATGATTGGTGCCATTTCACTCACCATGCGGCATCGTCCAGGTGTACGTCGTCAGGTTGTTGCCAACCAGAATATGCGGCGCCGTGATGAAACGGTCGAGGTGGTTAGTGTGCCTGTTGGCAAAGCGCCACCACGGCAGGAAAGTTAGAGCTATGATGGAATTAACATTGAATCATTACCTTGCCTGTTCGGCGATCCTTTTTGCGATGGGTATATTTGGTATCTTTTTGAACCGGAAAAACGTGATCACGATCCTGATGTCGATTGAACTGATGTTGCTGGCTGTGAATATAAATATGGTGGCGTTCTCAGCTTATAACGGTGATCTGGAAGGACAGATATTTTCGCTGTTTATTCTGACCGTAGCGGCAGCCGAGGCGGCCATTGGACTTGCTATTCTGGTGGTGTTTTTCCGAAATCGCGGTTCGATCGCGGTTGAAGACGTAAATATGATGAAGGGCTAGGGCGACATGTACGCATCTATAGTATTTTTGCCGCTTGTTGGTTCCATAATTGCAGGCATTCTTAGCCTCGGACATCATGATAGAGCCGCCGAACGGATAACAATCATCGGTTTGTTACTGTCACTTTTATTTTCGATTTTTGCCTTTGCCGAAGTTGCTATTGGTGGACAGCCTATCACAGTCGATCTATCACGCTGGATTGTGTCAGGTGATTTTGAAGCGCATTGGCGGCTCCGTTTTGATACACTCACCGCTGTTATGCTGATTGTCGTGACCGGCGTATCATCGATGGTGCATATCTATTCGGTTGGCTATATGTCGCATGACAAAGGGCGCGCGCGCTTTATGTCTTATCTTAGCTTATTTACCTTTGCCATGTTGATGTTGGTCACTGCCGATAATCTTGTCCAGTTGTTCTTTGGCTGGGAAGGTGTTGGTGTCGCGTCTTATTTGCTGATTGGCTTCTGGTATCATAAAGAGTCAGCCCATGCGGCAGCGATGAAAGCCTTTGTGGTCAACCGAGTTGGTGATTTTGGTTTCGCACTTGGTATCTTGGCTGTCTATGCCTTGTTTGGGTCTGTTCAGTTTGACGATATATTTTCCAAGGCCGCGCTCTATGTCGATGTGAACATCAACTTCCTAGGCATGAGCTTGCCAGCATTGGAAGTGGCAGGCATCTTGCTGTTTATCGGTGCGATGGGCAAATCTGCCCAACTGGGTCTGCATACATGGTTGCCAGATGCGATGGAGGGCCCAACGCCCGTTTCAGCACTTATTCACGCTGCAACAATGGTGACGGCGGGTGTGTTTATGGTATGCCGACTTTCACCGGTGCTTGAATATGCGCCATTTACGCTTGATGTTATCACTGTCATTGGCGGCATGACGGCCATTTTTGCGGCCACGGTTGGCATGACACAGTTTGATATCAAGCGCGTGATTGCCTATTCAACCTGTTCGCAGCTTGGCTATATGTTTTTTGCGGCAGGTGTTTCGGCCTATCCAGCCGCGATGTTCCATCTGACAACACATGCCTTTTTCAAGGCTTTGCTATTTCTTGGAGCAGGTTCGGTCATCCATGCGATGTCTGATGAGCAGGATCTGCGAAATATGGGTGGTATCTGGAAAAAAATTCCAGTCACCTATGTGATGATGTGGGTCGGGTCGCTTGCCTTGGCTGGCTTCCCGTTTTTTGCCGGTTTCTATTCAAAGGATATGATCCTGGAAGCTGCATTTGGGGCGCATACATCGGTTGGCAATTTTGCATTTTGGATGGGGTGTGCTGCGGCGTTCCTGACAGCGTTCTATAGCTGGCGTCTATTGATCATGGCGTTCCATGGCAAGCCGCGGGCATCAGCCGAGGTGATGGCGCATGTGCATGAGTCACCGTCGGTTATGACCTTACCGCTTTTTGTTCTGGCTCTGGGTGCAATTTTCTCTGGCTGGCTGGGTTATGAGCTATTTGTTGGCCATGATATGGCAGCATTCTGGGGTGACTCGATTTTCATTCTGCCAACACATATGGCCATGGAAAATGCGCATCATGTGCCAAGTTGGGTTAAGCTATTGCCGATTGTACTTGCCTCCAGCGGGGTTCTGCTAGCGGTATTGTTCTATGCGGTGTTTACCGATATGCCAGCGCGTATGGCAAAAGCCTTTTCGCCTCTTTATGCCTTATTCTTCAATAAATGGTATTTTGACGAAATCTATGATGCGCTGTTGGTCAAGCCTGCTGTGCGGATAGGGGCAATCCTGTGGCAACGCGGTGATCGCGATACGATTGATGGTTTCGGTCCGGATGGTATGTCGGGGCTGGTGCTTCGGATTTCGGGTTTTTGCTCACGGATACAGTCTGGATTTGTTTTCCACTATGCTTTTGCCATGCTGATCGGCGTTGTTGTGCTGGTGAGCTGGTATTATTTTCGCCTTAAGGGAATATAAGTGATGATCGATAATTGGCCTTTACTGACAATCATCACCTTCCTGCCATTGGCTGGTGTGATTTTCCTGCTGATGATAAGGGGTGACGATGAAATTGTTGCCAATAATGCACGGAGCGTAACCCTGTGGATTACCGGTTTTAACTTTATCGTGTCCTTGTCGCTTTTGCTTGGTTTTGATAGCAATGTAGCTGGTTACCAGTTTGAAGAATTTGCCGAATGGCTGCCAAATACAGGTATTAATTATCACATGGGTGTTGATGGTATTTCGATGCCATTTGTCCTGCTTTCAACATTTTTGACACCACTTGCCGTACTGGCTAGTTGGCGCGCCATCTCGCATCGAGTGCGTGAATATATGATCGCCTTTCTGGTGCTGGAAACAATGATGATCGGCATGTTTGTTTCGCTCGATATGCTGATGTTCTATCTGTTTTTCGAAGCGGTGTTGATACCGATGTTTCTGATCATCGGTATCTGGGGTGGTGCAAGACGGGTTTATGCGGCGTTTAAATTCTTCCTGTTTACCTTGCTGGGTTCAGTGCTGATGCTGGTCTGTATGCTGGCCATGTATGTGCAAACCGGCACAACCGACATCCCCATGCTGACCGCGCATAGTTTCGGCACAGGCATGCAATTCTGGCTGTTCCTTGGCTTTTTTGCCTCATTTGCGGTAAAGGTACCGATGTGGCCTGTACACACATGGTTGCCTGACGCGCATGTTGAAGCCCCAACAGCAGGGTCGATGATATTAGCTGGTGTTCTTTTGAAGATGGGTGGTTATGGTTTTCTGCGGTTCTCGCTACCAATGTTTCCACATGCGTCTGAATTGTTTGCACCCGTCATCTTTGCCTTGTCTGTAATTGCGGTAATCTACACGTCACTTGTGGCATTGGCGCAATCAGATATGAAAAAGATGATCGCCTATTCATCTGTTGCCCATATGGGATTCGTTACGATTGGCATCTTTACCTTCACCGAGCAGGGCATTGCCGGTGCTATGTTCCAGATGATCAGTCATGGTCTGGTATCAGCGGCCTTATTCTTTTGTGTGGGTGTTGTTTATGACCGGCTTCACACGCGCGAAATCGATGCTTATGGTGGCGTTGCCAAGGTTATGCCGCGTTATGCCGTATTTTTCATGTTTATGATGCTGGCATCGGTTGGTCTGCCAGGAACAAGCGGTTTTGTTGGTGAAATGCTGGTTCTTGTAGGGGCGTGGAAAGCCAGCACATGGGTGGCCTTTTTCACCGCTACAGGTCTTGTGCTTGGGGCGACTTATATGTTGTGGCTATATCGCCGGGTTATGTTTGGCAAGGTCACCAAAGCCGAAGTCCAATCAATGGAGCCAATGCAACTACGCGAATTAGGCATTTTTGTTCCGATCAGCATTCTGGTTTTGGTGTTTGGCATCTATCCGGCGTTTTTGCTGGATGTGATGGCTGTTTCGATTCAAATAATTATTGATGAATTGTCGGTAAGTGGCGTTGCGCTCGTCGCATCTAATTAGACTCATATTTGTTCTCAAGGGGAACGGCACTCATGTTTGAAATAAATGATATCCTGCCTGCTCTTCCGGAAATGTTTCTGGCATGTGTTGCGCTATTGCTTGTGCTGGTAGCTGCCTATGGTGGTGATGGTGCTGTAAATGCAAAACGTGTCTGTTCAATAGCTCTGGGTGCCATTGTGATTGCGGCGGTGATGTTGTGGCAGGGTGGTGATATCGCAACAACAGCCTTTTCAGGCATGTTCAGCGCCGACTCATTCAGTGCCTATATGAAACTGTTGGTTCTAATGGGTTCATTTGCGGCTTTATATATGTCTATCAGTCCATTGGAACAGGATGATATCAACAAACCTGAATTCAGTTTGCTTGTTCTGCTGG
This window of the Candidatus Puniceispirillum marinum IMCC1322 genome carries:
- the nuoK gene encoding NADH-quinone oxidoreductase subunit NuoK produces the protein MELTLNHYLACSAILFAMGIFGIFLNRKNVITILMSIELMLLAVNINMVAFSAYNGDLEGQIFSLFILTVAAAEAAIGLAILVVFFRNRGSIAVEDVNMMKG
- the nuoL gene encoding NADH-quinone oxidoreductase subunit L, encoding MYASIVFLPLVGSIIAGILSLGHHDRAAERITIIGLLLSLLFSIFAFAEVAIGGQPITVDLSRWIVSGDFEAHWRLRFDTLTAVMLIVVTGVSSMVHIYSVGYMSHDKGRARFMSYLSLFTFAMLMLVTADNLVQLFFGWEGVGVASYLLIGFWYHKESAHAAAMKAFVVNRVGDFGFALGILAVYALFGSVQFDDIFSKAALYVDVNINFLGMSLPALEVAGILLFIGAMGKSAQLGLHTWLPDAMEGPTPVSALIHAATMVTAGVFMVCRLSPVLEYAPFTLDVITVIGGMTAIFAATVGMTQFDIKRVIAYSTCSQLGYMFFAAGVSAYPAAMFHLTTHAFFKALLFLGAGSVIHAMSDEQDLRNMGGIWKKIPVTYVMMWVGSLALAGFPFFAGFYSKDMILEAAFGAHTSVGNFAFWMGCAAAFLTAFYSWRLLIMAFHGKPRASAEVMAHVHESPSVMTLPLFVLALGAIFSGWLGYELFVGHDMAAFWGDSIFILPTHMAMENAHHVPSWVKLLPIVLASSGVLLAVLFYAVFTDMPARMAKAFSPLYALFFNKWYFDEIYDALLVKPAVRIGAILWQRGDRDTIDGFGPDGMSGLVLRISGFCSRIQSGFVFHYAFAMLIGVVVLVSWYYFRLKGI
- a CDS encoding NADH-quinone oxidoreductase subunit M, whose product is MIDNWPLLTIITFLPLAGVIFLLMIRGDDEIVANNARSVTLWITGFNFIVSLSLLLGFDSNVAGYQFEEFAEWLPNTGINYHMGVDGISMPFVLLSTFLTPLAVLASWRAISHRVREYMIAFLVLETMMIGMFVSLDMLMFYLFFEAVLIPMFLIIGIWGGARRVYAAFKFFLFTLLGSVLMLVCMLAMYVQTGTTDIPMLTAHSFGTGMQFWLFLGFFASFAVKVPMWPVHTWLPDAHVEAPTAGSMILAGVLLKMGGYGFLRFSLPMFPHASELFAPVIFALSVIAVIYTSLVALAQSDMKKMIAYSSVAHMGFVTIGIFTFTEQGIAGAMFQMISHGLVSAALFFCVGVVYDRLHTREIDAYGGVAKVMPRYAVFFMFMMLASVGLPGTSGFVGEMLVLVGAWKASTWVAFFTATGLVLGATYMLWLYRRVMFGKVTKAEVQSMEPMQLRELGIFVPISILVLVFGIYPAFLLDVMAVSIQIIIDELSVSGVALVASN